One Tursiops truncatus isolate mTurTru1 chromosome 3, mTurTru1.mat.Y, whole genome shotgun sequence DNA segment encodes these proteins:
- the PPWD1 gene encoding peptidylprolyl isomerase domain and WD repeat-containing protein 1 isoform X4 — translation MTDFIITASHDGHVKFWKKVEEGIEFVKHFRSHLGVIESIAISSEGALFCSVGDDKAMKVFDVVNFDMINMLKLGYFPGQCEWIYCPGDAISSVAASEKSTGKIFIYDGRGDNQPLHIFDKLHTSPLTQIRLNPVYKAIVSSDKSGMIEYWTGPLHEYKFPKNVNWEYKTDTDLYEFAKCKAYPTSICFSPDGKKIATIGSDRKVRIFRFLTGKLMRVFDESLSMFTELQQMRQQLPDMEFGRRMAVERELEKVDAVRLINIVFDETGHFVLYGTMLGIKVINVETNRCVRILGKQENIRVMQLALFQGIAKKHRAATTIEMKASENPVLQNIQADPTIVCTSFKKNRFYMFTKREPEDTKSADSDRDVFNEKPSKEEVMAATQAEGPKRVSDSAIIHTSMGDIHIKLFPVECPKTVENFCVHSRNGYYNGHTFHRIIKGFMIQTGDPTGTGMGGESIWGGEFEDEFHSTLRHDRPYTLSMANAGSNTNGSQFFITVVPTPWLDNKHTVFGRVTKGMEVVQRISNVKVNPKTDKPYEDVSIINITVK, via the exons AT GACAGACTTTATTATTACTGCCAGTCATGATGGACATGTTAAATTCTGGAAAAAAGTAGAAGAGGGGATTgaatttgttaaacattttcGCAGTCACCTAG gAGTTATTGAGAGTATTGCAATTAGCTCTGAGGGAGCATTGTTCTGTTCCGTGGGTGATGATAAAGCAATGAAGGTGTTTGATGTAGTGAACTTTGACATGATCAATATGCTGAAGCTTGG CTATTTTCCTGGACAGTGTGAGTGGATCTATTGCCCAGGGGATGCCATATCTTCAGTTGCTGCTTCTGAGAAGAGTACaggaaaaattttcatttatgaCGGTCGAGGAGATAACCAGCCACTACATATTTTTGACAAACTCCATACATCACCTCTTACTCAGATACGGCTAAACCCAGTTTACAAAGCAATAGTGTCTTCTGACAAATCTGGAATGATTGAATACTGGACCGGTCCTCTTCATGAATATAAATTCCCCAAAAATGTGAACTGGGAATATAAAACTGACACAGATTTATATGAATTTGCCAAGTGCAAGGCTTATCCAACCAGCATATGTTTTTCACCTGATGGGAAGAAAATAGCTACTATTGGTTCTGATAGAAAGGTtagaattttcagatttttaactGGAAAACTCATGAGAGTCTTCGATGAATCACTAAGT ATGTTTACTGAACTGCAGCAGATGAGGCAACAGCTACCAGACATGGAATTTGGCCGACGCATGGCTGTAGAACGTGAATTGGAGAAGGTGGATGCAGTAAGATTAATTAATATAGTTTTTGATGAAACTGGACACTTTGTACTCTATGGAACAATGCTGGGCATTAAAGTTATAAATGTAGAAACAAACCG GTGTGTGCGGATCTTAGGCAAGCAAGAAAATATTAGAGTGATGCAATTGGCGTTGTTCCAGGGAATAGCCAAAAAACATCGTGCTGCAACTACTATAGAAATGAAAGCTTCTGAAAACCCTGTTCTTCAGAATATTCAAGCTGACCCAACAATAGTCTGTACATCTTTCAAAAAGAATAGATTTTATATG TTTACTAAACGAGAACCAGAAGATACAAAAAGTGCAGATTCTGACCGAGATGTTTTTAATGAGAAACCTTCTAAAGAAGAAGTCATGGCGGCTACTCAAGCTGAGGGACCTAAACGAGTGTCAGATAGTGCCATTATCCACACGAGCATGGGAGACATTCACATCAAACTTTTTCCTGTTGA GTGCCCTAAGACAGTGGAAAACTTCTGTGTTCACAGCAGAAATGGTTATTATAATGGACATACATTTCATCGCATAATTAAG GGCTTCATGATTCAGACAGGAGATCCAACAGGTACTGGTATGGGAGGAGAAAGCATATGGGGAGGAGAATTTGAAGATGAATTTCATTCAACATTACGACATGACAGACCATATACACTCAGCATGGCCAACGCTGGCTCGAATACTAATGGATCCCAGTTTTTCATAACAGTAGTACCAACG